From Penicillium psychrofluorescens genome assembly, chromosome: 1, one genomic window encodes:
- a CDS encoding uncharacterized protein (ID:PFLUO_000512-T1.cds;~source:funannotate): MRFWLLGALAPLTAAYVVNNGTTCTLYPEALNHHGEAVDDAPSIHQAFDLCGINGTVIFSDNTFNINSVLNTTNLLNCDVSLRGELRFSDDIPYWLSHSYNVVLQNQSTAWLFGGTNVTLRGEGGWYNGQGQAWYTENENNSNQPGRPISITFYNSTNMLIDNLRIIQPQFWATFVSYSQNVSITNLFVNATSDNEWGTVNTDGYDSWNSDNLLVENAVITNGDDCVAAKGNTTNLHVKNATCHQSNGMTIGSVGQYPTMPDYVINVTFEDVKCLNCGDGAYIKTWQGVDDDSSSNGDAGGGGRGLIKNITYKNFEMVNVGLPIQITQCIYTESENQCNTSKMAIEDVTWENIHGTSTYNIAASLYCSAVHPCPNVTFKNVDLKTVNSTLGLPMWNTTIQHEVYQCANLIGEKDSGIPCNRVAPDNYSQGVGGNVQ, encoded by the coding sequence ATGCGTTTCTGGTTGCTTGGGGCATTGGCCCCCCTGACAGCCGCCTATGTTGTCAACAATGGCACGACCTGCACACTCTACCCGGAGGCACtcaaccatcatggcgaAGCGGTGGACGATGCGCCGTCAATCCATCAGGCCTTTGATCTCTGCGGCATCAACGGCAccgtcatcttctccgacaaCACATTCAATATCAATTCCGTGTTGAACACTACCAACCTGCTCAACTGTGACGTCTCCCTACGCGGTGAGCTGCGCTTTTCCGACGACATCCCGTACTGGCTCTCGCATTCGTACAATGTTGTTCTCCAGAACCAGTCCACGGCATGGCTTTTCGGAGGCACTAACGTCACCCTGCGCGGCGAGGGCGGGTGGTACAATGGCCAGGGTCAAGCCTGGTACACAGAGAACGAGAACAATAGCAACCAGCCCGGTCGACCGATCAGCATCACATTCTACAACTCCACCAATATGCTGATCGACAATCTGAGAATCATCCAGCCGCAGTTCTGGGCGACGTTTGTGTCCTACAGCCAGAACGTCTCGATCACCAACCTGTTCGTCAATGCTACGAGTGATAATGAATGGGGAACTGTCAACACAGACGGCTATGACTCGTGGAACAGCGACAATCTCCTTGTCGAGAACGCGGTTATTACAAACGGGGATGACTGCGTCGCAGCAAAGGGCAATACAACCAACCTACACGTCAAGAATGCTACCTGCCACCAGTCCAATGGCATGACCATCGGATCGGTGGGACAATACCCGACCATGCCAGACTATGTGATCAACGTCACGTTCGAGGACGTCAAATGCCTCAATTGCGGCGATGGAGCCTACATCAAGACCTGGCAGggggtcgatgatgattctAGTTCAAACGGCGACGCCGGAGGTGGCGGCCGCGGGCTGATCAAGAACATCACCTATAAGAACTTCGAGATGGTTAATGTGGGACTGCCGATTCAGATCACGCAGTGCATCTACACCGAGAGCGAGAACCAGTGCAACACCTCGAAGATGGCTATTGAAGATGTGACCTGGGAGAATATACACGGCACATCGACGTACAATATTGCCGCGTCGCTCTATTGTTCGGCTGTACATCCTTGCCCCAATGTGACGTTCAAAAATGTCGACTTGAAGACCGTGAATAGCACACTGGGTCTGCCGATGTGGAACACGACCATCCAGCACGAGGTGTACCAGTGTGCGAATCTCATTGGTGAGAAGGATAGCGGTATTCCGTGCAACCGAGTTGCTCCCGACAACTACAGTCAGGGCGTTGGCGGGAATGTCCAATGA
- a CDS encoding uncharacterized protein (ID:PFLUO_000513-T1.cds;~source:funannotate), with translation MAKTPQDLQIAILGAGMGGLTTALALAQRGFKNIHVYEYASDLGFVGAGIQLAPNMARVLDHLGVWKGIEAEAVNIGDTSVRDGATDQELAHVDLEYIKKTYGYPHMVGHRASLANGLHKGCLNQPNIKFHFATTAEDVEFGQKPSFTAVPRNEAEKPYKVEADVLLGADGIKSNTRVAMLKRLDVNVGVKDTNQAAYRIMIHKDQIKDDPELLALINSTRVTRWIGEKRHIIAYAVSNNTIYNLSTTQPDSNFAAATNATYTTKGSKPAMMGVFSDFCPMVQRLLNYVPEGEVCEWKLRTHDPIPTWVHESVALVGDACHPTLPHLAQGAAQAIEDGAVLGVVLARLPDTTPESINKALRVYEKVRKGRAEALVEMAAASGRALHLGDGAAKEERDRQFAALRQGKGPVPDKWADADVQREIYGFDCTKVAEDNFDEYFSQM, from the exons ATGGCGAAGACTCCCCAGGATTTGCAGATTGCCATCTTGGGCGCCGGCATGGGCGGCTTGACCACCGCTCTTGCCCTAGCCCAGCGCGGCTTTAAGAATATCCACGTCTACGAGTATGCCTCCGACCTCGGCTTCGTGGGCGCCGGTATCCAATTGGCGCCGAACATGGCGCGCGTGCTGGACCACCTGGGTGTCTGGAAGGGCATTGAAGCTGAGGCCGTGAACATTGGGGACACTTCCGTGCGAG ACGGCGCCACGGACCAGGAGCTGGCGCACGTTGATCTGGAGTACATCAAGAAAACCTACGGCTACCCACACATGGTAGGCCACCGGGCATCGCTAGCCAATGGCCTGCACAAGGGATGCTTGAACCAGCCTAACATCAAATTCCACTTTGCCACCACGGCCGAGGACGTGGAATTCGGCCAGAAGCCATCGTTCACGGCCGTGCCCCGTAATGAGGCCGAGAAGCCCTACAAGGTCGAGGCGGATGTGCTCCTGGGTGCCGACGGAATTAAAAGCAACACCCGTGTGGCGATGCTGAAGCGCCTCGACGTCAACGTCGGCGTCAAGGACACCAACCAAGCCGCCTACCGAATCATGATTCACAAGGACCAGATCAAGGACGATCCGGAGCTGCTGGCTCTGATCAACAGCACGCGAGTGACCCGCTGGATTGGCGAGAAGCGACACATCATCGCCTACGCAGTCTCCAACAACACCATCTACAACCTGTCCACCACGCAGCCGGACAGCAACTTTGCCGCTGCCACAAACGCCACCTACACGACCAAGGGCTCCAAGCCCGCCATGATGGGCGTCTTCTCCGACTTCTGCCCCATGGTCCAGCGCCTGCTCAACTACGTCCCCGAAGGTGAGGTCTGCGAGTGGAAGCTGCGCACCCACGACCCGATCCCCACATGGGTGCACGAGTCTGTTGCTCTGGTCGGCGACGCCTGCCACCCTACTCTTCCCCACCTGGCCCAGGGTGCCGCCCAGGCTATTGAGGACGGCGCCGTACTGGGCGTTGTTCTCGCCCGTCTCCCGGACACGACACCCGAGTCGATCAACAAGGCTCTCCGCGTCTACGAGAAGGTTCGCAAAGGCCGCGCCGAGGCTCTGGTAGAAATGGCCGCTGCCTCTGGCCGTGCCCTGCATCTGGGCGACGGTGCTGCGAAGGAGGAGCGTGATCGCCAGTTCGCCGCCCTGCGCCAGGGCAAGGGCCCCGTCCCCGATAAGTGGGCCGATGCCGATGTCCAGCGTGAGATCTACGGCTTTGACTGCACCAAGGTCGCGGAAGACAACTTTGATGAGTACTTCTCGCAGATGTAa
- a CDS encoding uncharacterized protein (ID:PFLUO_000514-T1.cds;~source:funannotate), giving the protein MKTFAISAALLASTAVAMPTPSRTRSVGSLVPCLQKELIPSGGLPTGVLTCIESAMPSGLTSLTKDLPLLSGLSNIAGGSDSASSGAISGLHSVLSVTHTLNSGEVKNLVVELDGKSAQLLAGAHLGSVANSVGSVLQTAPVVSQLNLAGQGEGLLTVVDTTGSALLVKLNDETATLFNSLGLSDVSSLVGTVIGTLDGFLQSLNLKRDSPLSILSSLPVVSSLSGLIDENGVTSILSQSGETLPLKLDSGLLSNVLSTVDLTNLGDLSNVQGTIGSVVSKAESIPELVQQLPVAGEVEGVFMGVLSQDGGALLVKVESTLEGLLSGLGLGSIGSAAGSVIGEGTSLASGTGILGSL; this is encoded by the coding sequence ATGAAGAccttcgccatctccgccgcccTGCTGGCGTCCACCGCCGTGGCCATGCCCACTCCCTCCCGGACTCGCTCCGTTGGCAGCCTGGTTCCTTGCCTCCAGAAGGAGCTCATCCCATCCGGTGGCCTCCCCACTGGTGTCCTGACCTGCATTGAGTCTGCTATGCCCTCCGGCCTGACCAGCCTGACCAAGGACCTTCCCCTGCTCTCCGGCCTGTCCAACATTGCCGGTGGCTCTGACTCCGCCTCCAGCGGTGCCATCTCTGGCCTCCACAGCGTTCTGAGCGTGACCCACACCCTGAACAGCGGCGAGGTCAAGAACCTGGTGGTTGAGCTTGACGGCAAGtccgcccagctcctggCTGGTGCCCACCTGGGCAGCGTTGCCAACTCCGTCGGCTCGGTCCTCCAGACCGCTCCCGTTGTCAGCCAGCTGAACCTCGCTGGCCAGGGTGAGGGTCTCCTGACCGTTGTTGATACCACCGGCTCCGCTCTGCTGGTCAAGCTGAACGACGAGACCGCCACGCTCTTCAACTCCCTGGGTCTGTCTGATGTCTCCTCGCTCGTTGGTACCGTCATCGGCACCCTCGACGGCTTCCTGCAGAGCCTGAACCTGAAGCGCGACTCCCCTCTGTCTATCCTGTCCAGCCTCCCCGTTGTCAGCAGCCTCAGCGGCCTGATCGACGAGAACGGTGTGACCTCTATCCTCTCCCAGTCCGGCGAGACCCTCCCCCTCAAGCTCGACTCCGGCCTCCTCAGCAACGTCCTGAGCACCGTTGACCTCACCAACCTGGGTGATCTCTCCAACGTCCAGGGCACCATTGGCTCCGTCGTCTCCAAGGCTGAGTCTATCCCCGAGCTGGTTCAGCAGCTCCCCGTCGCCGGTGAGGTTGAGGGTGTCTTCATGGGTGTCCTGTCCCAGGACGGTGGTGCTCTGCTCGTCAAGGTCGAGTCCACCCTGGAGGGTCTCCTGTccggcctcggcctcggcagcaTCGGTTCCGCCGCCGGCTCCGTCATTGGCGAGGGTACCTCCCTCGCCTCTGGCACCGGTATTCTGGGCTCCCTGTAA
- a CDS encoding uncharacterized protein (ID:PFLUO_000515-T1.cds;~source:funannotate) codes for MRSLLQLSGLLGILTFTTAEYSAPRNANHIFNAIHASMRQWGSSLHHNGMSFFLASVPEGTQFFHGTSESTPIIGTEWLAFEPEHAMVFAGRRGPPHRVPPPKNDDYDDDNDSPSHHEELRRREPHHAESGERCISPEVEDAAEEDAGYLHTYAAAKDLRLLYIDGMSAGKTAKGTLDSQDVLLFNGSLEDAPTKPGPGSGSEGERARLACELAQDAWEGRIDGVLRMEAGFEIILCAFERDLIPVRITQVKSRSGEGDEGRHNPKHDDHSGPRADDDDKKRKGPGHGGPPGSVNWMRAITHRYQGIGGSRVSLNYDNFVTAFAYDVDLFPSKSTLPRLTGLSQSELDSIRQDVTGLVMSHEATEPSWNWQTTVDMLVTRYSNELSYYVSGKITSLEDLHAEIERLLAPFIDYGDRNTELEVDRCTMHSMPLRANLSTLAARAVLSVARTTCGALFGVWEETQDLKVAVEKTQALVDYLAWTTWKECRGCADNEICVVPIWPLGSVEDYKHPQCKNASNPYDGEGESYWRGLHR; via the coding sequence ATGCggtctcttctccagctgaGCGGCCTGCTCGGCATATTGACATTCACCACCGCTGAGTACTCGGCGCCCCGCAATGCAAATCACATCTTCAACGCCATCCACGCCTCCATGCGCCAATGGGGCTCTTCGCTGCACCACAATGGCATGTCCTTCTTTCTGGCTAGTGTCCCTGAAGGCACGCAATTCTTCCATGGGACCAGCGAGTCGACTCCCATAATCGGGACCGAGTGGCTCGCATTCGAGCCGGAACATGCAATGGTCTTTGCCGGGAGGCGTGGACCTCCGCATCGTGTTCCTCCACCAAAAAatgatgattatgatgatgacaatgaTAGCCCGAGTCATCACGAAGAACTTCGTCGGCGGGAGCCCCATCATGCAGAATCGGGTGAGAGATGTATCAGCCCTGAAGttgaagatgccgccgaAGAGGATGCAGGCTATCTACACACCTACGCAGCGGCCAAGGATCTGCGTCTTTTGTACATTGATGGAATGTCTGCTGGAAAGACGGCGAAGGGGACTCTTGACTCCCAAGACGTGCTTCTTTTCAACGGCTCTCTCGAGGACGCCCCCACAAAGCCAGGTCCAGGTTCAGGCTCGGAAGGCGAGCGCGCTAGATTAGCCTGTGAGTTGGCGCAGGATGCTTGGGAAGGCCGTATTGATGGCGTGCTTCGTATGGAGGCAGGGTTCGAGATTATCTTGTGTGCTTTCGAGCGCGACCTGATTCCCGTGCGCATCACCCAGGTCAAGTCCAGGtccggagaaggagacgAAGGCCGACACAATCCCAAACACGATGACCACTCCGGCCCAAgggccgacgacgatgataAAAAGAGAAAAGGCCCTGGGCATGGCGGTCCACCCGGCTCCGTGAACTGGATGCGCGCCATCACCCACCGGTACCAGGGCATCGGAGGCAGCCGTGTATCCTTGAACTACGACAACTTCGTGACTGCCTTCGCATACGACGTAGACCTATTTCCATCAAAGTCAACTCTGCCACGACTGACAGGTCTCTCGCAGTCGGAACTAGATTCCATCCGCCAGGACGTGACCGGACTTGTTATGAGCCACGAAGCCACAGAACCTTCGTGGAATTGGCAAACAACGGTCGATATGCTTGTCACGCGGTATAGCAATGAGCTGTCGTACTACGTGTCGGGCAAGATCACCAGCCTGGAAGATCTCCATGCCGAGATCGAGCGATTGCTAGCTCCTTTCATAGATTATGGGGACCGGAACACCGAGCTCGAGGTTGATCGCTGCACCATGCACTCTATGCCGCTTCGGGCTAATCTGTCAACATTAGCTGCGCGAGCAGTACTCAGCGTGGCACGGACTACTTGTGGGGCTTTGTTTGGTGTATGGGAAGAAACACAGGATCTAAAAGTAGCTGTCGAGAAGACCCAAGCACTCGTCGACTATCTGGCCTGGACGACGTGGAAGGAATGTCGTGGCTGTGCAGATAATGAGATCTGCGTCGTGCCTATCTGGCCGCTGGGGAGTGTCGAGGACTACAAACATCCACAGTGCAAGAATGCATCCAATCCATACGATGGCGAAGGCGAAAGCTACTGGCGCGGACTGCATCGGTGA
- a CDS encoding uncharacterized protein (ID:PFLUO_000516-T1.cds;~source:funannotate), with protein sequence MRPLTPHATTRSLSTHSSSRSRNLLLTFDAFDTLFYPHPPVPEQYAAVAHEFGLSRTAVTPASVLASFKDAFRAQSKQYPNYGRADVLRGAYNGPQQWWGEVIRGTFTRIIKEQNADTSNHNHDETLPAGLEDALLKRFEGAQGYALYDDVAPFLARMRTIRHAASRPYNRVVLGVLSNSDDRIPAVLKALGVRVAKTRADQDRESLALPGFEYRGGRSHSGDEGRFSDPDPDLDIVITSYEAGEEKPSRVIFDVAKRQAGWLASPCPTGSASTDAGAEDNWVCVHVGDDFRKDYCGARDAGWDSYLLPRREGQDHPDAKTIRSLMDLIAVLKMDA encoded by the coding sequence ATGCGACCTCTAACCCCCCATGCCACAACCCGCAGTCTATCGACACACTCCTCCTCGAGATCTCGTAATCTCCTACTCACCTTCGACGCCTTCGACACCCTTTTTTACCCACACCCTCCAGTACCAGAGCAATACGCCGCTGTCGCGCATGAATTTGGTCTATCGCGCACAGCGGTCACGCCAGCTAGCGTCCTAGCCAGCTTCAAAGATGCTTTCCGTGCACAGAGCAAACAATATCCGAACTACGGCCGCGCTGATGTTCTGCGCGGCGCGTACAATGGTCCACAGCAGTGGTGGGGAGAGGTGATCCGGGGGACATTCACACGGATCATTAAAGAGCAGAACGCGGATACCAGCAACCACAACCACGACGAGACACTCCCAGCTGGACTGGAAGATGCTCTGCTGAAACGATTCGAGGGCGCACAGGGCTACGCGCTGTACGACGACGTGGCGCCGTTCCTGGCGCGGATGCGCACAATCCGGCACGCGGCCTCGCGGCCATATAACCGAGTAGTTCTTGGCGTTCTCTCCAACTCGGATGATCGCATCCCTGCTGTGCTGAAGGCGCTGGGTGTACGGGTTGCTAAGACGCGCGCGGACCAAGATCGCGAGAGCCTTGCGTTGCCTGGGTTTGAATACAGGGGTGGTCGTTCGCATTCGGGAGATGAGGGGAGATTCTCTGATCCGGACCCTGACCTTGACATTGTTATTACTAGCTACGAGGCTGGCGAGGAAAAGCCATCGAGGGTTATCTTTGATGTCGCTAAGCGGCAGGCGGGCTGGTTGGCAAGTCCCTGTCCAACGGGTTCTGCGTCTACAGATGCGGGCGCAGAGGATAATTGGGTGTGTGTGCATGTCGGAGACGACTTTCGGAAGGACTACTGTGGTGCGAGGGATGCGGGCTGGGACTCTTATTTGCTCCCTCGCagagaaggacaagatcaccCTGATGCGAAGACGATACGTTCGCTGATGGATTTGATTgcggtgttgaagatggaCGCCTAG
- a CDS encoding uncharacterized protein (ID:PFLUO_000517-T1.cds;~source:funannotate), with product MSTPSTPRSTRSASSAAGSPNILTPGQKIKAMMAAFDSDSEEEPVMSKPRSFFNKPDFARTNTTQETRQSSDEEDEDDEVSVPRGRMAARLQGNTTKGNASDLNGEESAFARLSKALRTERDQVQKLTSDKEEPVLEDESSDDDLPAAGPRRRNNVGLEESREPEKELTPALSPTRELSPLFVSAQDNTDSPANADSAEGSSKKNARFLTLVAQKRKEREERERLEAEKKAAQRAQMEQFSSEILSGEESAADEDPGSARKLTQQTRAPRKASKKALQEMRAETQRMSRNMQLAHQAQTKKKITKDSLFARFNFMQPDTPTEAAPAAVNSSSTAGSQPSSDGEGPRKNNDTPQTSPAVTPSDQEKPATNDSTALDRIIASAADMETLMSQDIPDLPTLEEAMELDAEEADAPKEPVFESVKPEPQSVSAKKAPYQFTHRPIRVMFTRQQLAQHQAEDDSDNDLEVVTSPAKCRRIAAFENLSQKKNEESASMIRLKALAHLTSPTRQAASMNNAELSASLLLKARQQAAKGRQERIEELRAKGIVIETGEERAAMEDEVEDLLTKARKEADDIARQEKKESKQNGNEDEDEDDDFVLSGSDEEGYGAGEEEDDEDEENDAASVIGDNHGLIEKEAAEGDESDEFSAAESDVATKRRKRPTRVLSDDEDDEQPQREPPSTPVRPPIIAADSASRAKIPGLETSDNMSMGLTQAFAGTLADNDSQPGSATIPFSLPDPGQPVPQLRRDESEVLVRDSQAPPDEAEFMKDYRQNVTRVSESPAPYSVSGFSQLPDPTQDEGFVFSPFDPMKRFNGTPRSTVDTVLIGQGQSPIANRKAKYLRRGRAVEAAKDDEGEFEIDANAFNVMKKSAKPKKQAVPYDKKNSRAKEVFDEAAEESEDEYAGIGGASDDEDAEEDAEDRRMINDNSGEVVDEKQLAALNAVHQRDRDEKDVAKLMRDITTGALRRRHGADDDFDLDDSDDERVARRREKQREFAKMRRALLADEKVGELADNPKKAAFFKAIEDREESFDFNLDFLDENQGDSQEDSSQDVRTEEQSTVPTTESAKRKRPLEESAEDTTNRPPPHLRRTPATAASKKPASLAEIRETLSFLTETHDYDSFHEDASLDEEDAGTTEENNEAARADAQSEEPEVQTTGHFSKPSHPRRTRGPVVDRLALLRQASSNSASGTETANAKLAFHSGEGNDGPIGFRPPQLLRRVTSSSSSSKSSSSSHRVTKPGTAGPKKGGAVNSYTAAREREREKALRLQQRNGGSSIAKLLNKHSGGGLGALAGKGQWD from the exons ATGTCCACCCCCTCCACGCCGCGGTCGACGCgctccgcgtcctcggcggcCGGGTCGCCCAACATTCTCACACCAggccagaagatcaaggccatgatggctgcaTTCGACAGTGACTCCGAAGAGGAGCCTGTCATGTCGAAGCCACGGAGCTTTTTCAACAAGCCTGATTTCGCAcgcaccaacaccacccaggaGACGCGTCAGTCTTctgacgaagaagatgaggacgatgaagTGAGCGTGCCGAGAGGTCGCATGGCTGCCAGATTACAAGGAAACACAACGAAGGGGAACGCGTCTGATTTGAATGGCGAAGAATCGGCATTTGCTCGATTGTCCAAGGCTCTACGGACGGAGCGAGACCAGGTTCAGAAACTCACATCTGACAAGGAAGAGCCTGTTCTCGAGGACGAATCgagtgatgatgatctcccTGCGGCTggaccgagaaggagaaacaATGTCGGTCTGGAAGAGTCACGGGAGCCGGAGAAAGAGTTGACCCCAGCACTGTCGCCTACACGGGAATTGTCCCCTCTCTTCGTTTCGGCACAAGACAACACCGATAGCCCGGCCAATGCTGACTCGGCAGAAGGATCTTCCAAGAAAAACGCTCGATTCCTCACCCTCGTCGCACAAAAGcgcaaggagcgcgaggagcggGAGAGACTCGAGGCTGAAAAGAAGGCCGCTCAACGTGCACAGATGGAGCAGTTCAGTTCGGAAATCCTGTCTGGCGAAGAAAGtgccgccgacgaggatcCGGGGTCCGCAAGGAAGTTGACCCAGCAAACCCGTGCACCTCGCAAGGCCAGCAAAAAGGCTCTGCAGGAGATGAGGGCCGAGACGCAGCGCATGAGTCGAAACATGCAATTAGCTCATCAGGCCCAAACCAAAAAGAAGATCACCAAGGACAGCCTTTTCGCTCGCTTCAACTTCATGCAGCCAGACACTCCCACCGAAGCTGCACCTGCTGCCGTGAACTCATCCTCCACCGCTGGATCGCAGCCTTCCTCTGATGGAGAGGGTCCTCGTAAGAACAACGACACACCCCAGACTTCACCGGCTGTCACTCCCTCTGATCAGGAGAAACCAGCTACCAATGACAGTACCGCTTTGGATCGTATCATTGCCAGCGCAGCTGACATGGAGACCTTGATGTCCCAGGATATCCCTGATCTACCTACCttggaagaagccatggAGCTGGACGCAGAGGAAGCAGATGCGCCCAAGGAGCCAGTTTTCGAAAGCGTCAAACCAGAACCGCAGTCAGTCTCGGCCAAGAAAGCACCTTACCAGTTTACCCACCGGCCTATCCGCGTCATGTTTACCCGACAACAACTCGCACAGCATCAAGCGGAGGATGATTCAGACAACGATTTGGAGGTCGTGACATCGCCTGCCAAGTGTCGACGGATCGCTGCATTCGAGAATCTGTCTCagaagaagaatgaggaGTCGGCGTCCATGATCAGACTCAAGGCCTTGGCTCATTTGACTTCTCCTACGCGCCAGGCGGCGTCCATGAACAACGCAGAACTCTCTGCTAGCCTTCTCTTGAAGGCACGGCAGCAGGCTGCCAAGGGTAGACaggagcgcattgaggaaTTGAGGGCGAAGGGCATCGTTATCGAGACCGGCGAGGAACGTGCGGCTATGGAAgacgaggttgaggatctTCTGACGAAGGCCCGGAAGGAGGCAGATGACATCGCGCggcaggagaagaaggagtcAAAGCAAAACGgcaacgaggacgaggatgaagacgatgactTCGTGCTTTCTGGCTCTGACGAAGAGGGATATGGCgctggcgaggaagaggacgatgaggatgaggagaatGATGCTGCCAGCGTGATTGGCGACAACCATGGTCTCATTGAGAAGGAGGCAGCCGAGGGcgacgagagcgacgagTTCTCTGCTGCAGAAAGCGATGTCGCTACAAAACGGAGGAAGCGACCAACGCGCGTGCtcagcgacgacgaggatgacgagcAGCCGCAGCGGGAGCCGCCTTCCACACCCGTCAGACCTCCTATCATTGCAGCTGATTCTGCTTCACGAGCCAAAATTCCAGGCTTGGAGACTTCTGACAATATGTCCATGGGTCTCACGCAGGCCTTTGCGGGTACTCTAGCAGACAACGATAGCCAACCAGGCTCTGCAAccattcccttctcccttcCCGACCCCGGTCAACCCGTTCCTCAGCTTCGACGTGACGAGTCAGAAGTCCTCGTTCGTGACAGCCAAGCCCCACCTGATGAGGCCGAATTCATGAAAGATTACCGCCAAAATGTCACCAGGGTATCTGAGTCGCCTGCGCCGTACTCTGTCTCTGGATTCTCGCAGCTGCCCGATCCAACCCAGGACGAAGGCTTCGTCTTCTCACCCTTTGATCCCATGAAACGTTTCAATGGTACTCCAAGATCCACGGTCGATACAGTCCTCATCGGCCAGGGCCAGTCGCCCATTGCGAACCGTAAGGCTAAATATCTTCGACGTGGACGTGCAGTTGAGGCTGCTAAAGATGACGAAGGCGAATTTGAGATCGATGCCAATGCTTTCAACGTCATGAAAAAATCTGCCAAACCCAAGAAACAGGCCGTGCCGTatgacaagaagaacagcaggGCCAAAGAGGTCTTCGACGAAGCAGCCGAGGAATCTGAAGATGAATATGCTGGCATTGGAGGTGCTAgtgacgatgaagatgccgaggaagatgccgaggatcgACGAATGATCAATGACAACAGCGGCGAAGTCGTTGATGAGAAGCAGCTTGCTGCGCTCAACGC TGTCCACCAGCGCGATCGTGATGAAAAGGACGTTGCTAAGCTTATGAGGGATATCACGACCGGAGCACTGCGTCGTCGCCACGGAGCTGACGATgacttcgacctcgacgactcCGATGACGAGCGCGTGGCCCGCCGGCGAGAGAAGCAGCGCGAGTTTGCCAAGATGCGTCGAGCTCTGCTTGCAGATGAGAAGGTTGGTGAACTGGCCGACAATCCCAAGAAAGCCGCGTTCTTCAAAGCCATCGAAGACCGCGAGGAATCGTTCGATTTCAACCTGGATTTCCTCGACGAAAACCAGGGCGACTCTCAGGAGGATTCATCGCAAGACGTGCGCACAGAGGAGCAGTCGACCGTGCCTACCACAGAAAGCGCTAAGCGCAAGCGACCTCTCGAGGAATCTGCCGAAGACACCACCAACCGGCCTCCGCCTCATCTGCGTCGCACCCCCGCCACCGCAGCGTCGAAGAAACCTGCCTCGCTTGCCGAAATCCGTGAGACATTGTCATTCCTAACCGAGACTCACGACTATGATTCCTTCCATGAAGATGCGTCcctcgacgaggaggacgcTGGTACCACGGAAGAAAACAACGAGGCTGCACGAGCCGACGCCCAGAGTGAAGAACCAGAAGTGCAAACTACGGGCCACTTCTCCAAACCCAGTCATCCGCGTCGCACCCGCGGGCCCGTCGTTGATCGGCTGGCCCTCCTCCGTCAAGCATCCTCCAACTCCGCCTCCGGTACAGAGACGGCGAACGCCAAGCTCGCCTTCCACAGCGGAGAAGGCAATGATGGCCCCATTGGATTCCGCCCTCCGCAACTGCTGCGACGCGTCACGTCGAGTTCGTCGTCAAGCAAATCGTCTAGCTCGTCGCATCGCGTGACCAAGCCCGGTACGGCGGGGCCGAAGAAGGGCGGTGCGGTTAATTCTTACACTGCTGCGCGCGAGAGGGAGCGCGAGAAGGCGCTCAGACTCCAGCAACGCAACGGGGGGTCCAGCATCGCTAAGCTGTTGAACAAGCATTCCGGCGGCGGGTTGGGAGCCCTGGCAGGAAAAGGACAGTGGGATTAA